From the Hymenobacter yonginensis genome, one window contains:
- a CDS encoding DEAD/DEAH box helicase: MTSFADLGLAPFLLQALEELQFTQPTPVQEQVLPLTLDGQDVAGQAPTGSGKTAAYGLGLLQQVDVKNDAVQMLVLVPARELALQVRDALKKMGKFLPNLRVAAFYGGHAFGEEKASLTQAPHIVVATPGRFLDHLERRTIIPNQLKSLVLDEADKLLELGFQDELVEIVKRLPRRRQTLLFSATMSDKVLELIRKNLTRPRVINLGQDDDQLPENLTLIGHVGPIELKPAALLHILRQPETGRALIFCNTRDRCMELARFLQGREVAAEVLHGKMPQPERDKALLKLRNGSSQVLVATDVAARGLDVTLLDTVVQYDAPDKADGFQHRAGRTARAGAAGTAHILATLKEQAHVKKWPVAETIKWSDMKAPKLPPAAPKAPKPENVTLHVTAGKKDKVSAHDLVGAFVNVGGVAREQVGHIEVFDYYSYVAVPRGQVQDVVQRLLGAKVKGKKVRVTEVR; this comes from the coding sequence ATGACCTCCTTCGCCGACCTCGGCCTCGCGCCCTTTCTGTTGCAAGCCCTCGAAGAGCTGCAGTTCACCCAGCCTACGCCCGTGCAGGAGCAGGTGCTGCCCCTCACCCTCGACGGCCAAGATGTGGCCGGGCAGGCGCCCACCGGCTCCGGCAAAACCGCGGCCTATGGCCTCGGCCTGCTGCAACAGGTAGACGTGAAAAACGACGCCGTGCAGATGCTGGTGCTGGTGCCCGCCCGCGAGCTGGCCCTGCAGGTGCGCGACGCCCTCAAGAAAATGGGCAAGTTTCTGCCCAACCTGCGCGTAGCGGCCTTCTACGGCGGCCACGCCTTCGGCGAGGAAAAAGCCTCCCTCACGCAGGCTCCGCACATTGTGGTAGCCACGCCCGGCCGTTTCCTCGACCACCTAGAACGCCGCACCATCATCCCGAACCAGCTCAAAAGCCTCGTGCTCGATGAAGCCGATAAGCTGCTGGAGCTGGGTTTCCAGGACGAGCTGGTGGAGATTGTGAAGCGCCTGCCGCGCCGCCGCCAGACGCTGCTGTTCTCGGCTACTATGTCGGACAAGGTGCTGGAGCTGATCCGCAAAAACCTCACCCGGCCCCGCGTCATCAATCTGGGCCAGGACGACGACCAACTGCCCGAAAATCTCACCCTGATCGGCCACGTCGGCCCGATTGAGCTGAAGCCGGCGGCTCTGCTGCACATCCTGCGCCAGCCTGAAACCGGCCGCGCCCTCATCTTCTGCAACACCCGCGACCGGTGCATGGAGCTGGCCCGCTTCCTGCAGGGCCGCGAAGTGGCGGCCGAGGTGCTGCACGGCAAAATGCCCCAGCCCGAGCGCGATAAGGCCTTGCTGAAGCTGCGCAACGGCTCCAGCCAGGTGCTGGTAGCCACCGACGTAGCCGCCCGTGGCCTCGACGTAACCTTGCTCGACACCGTGGTGCAGTACGACGCCCCCGACAAGGCCGACGGCTTCCAGCACCGTGCGGGCCGTACGGCCCGCGCCGGCGCGGCCGGTACGGCCCACATCCTGGCCACGCTCAAAGAGCAGGCCCACGTGAAGAAGTGGCCCGTGGCGGAAACTATCAAATGGAGCGATATGAAGGCGCCCAAGCTGCCGCCCGCCGCCCCCAAAGCTCCCAAGCCCGAAAACGTGACTTTGCACGTCACGGCCGGTAAGAAAGACAAAGTCAGTGCCCACGATCTGGTAGGCGCCTTCGTGAACGTGGGCGGCGTGGCCCGCGAGCAGGTCGGCCACATCGAGGTGTTCGACTACTACAGCTACGTGGCCGTGCCGCGCGGCCAGGTGCAGGACGTGGTGCAACGCCTGCTGGGCGCCAAGGTGAAAGGCAAGAAAGTGCGCGTAACCGAGGTTCGGTAG
- a CDS encoding THUMP domain-containing class I SAM-dependent RNA methyltransferase, protein MAQARRSAPFYMTATTQFGLEEILAEELYQLGAKIEKVGQRAVEFVGDMQLCYEANLWCRTAVRILRPFAGFYAPHEKGLYREVGRIDWADYILPDQTFAITAVVNKSTFEHSLFVAQLTKDAIVDQFRDRTGQRPSVDVKNPDVRLHLHMLDNEVVLSLDSSGESLHKRGYRQQTNVAPLNEALAAGILLLADWDGKKTLVDPMCGSGTLLTEAALIAQRIAPGLYHQGKFGFENWQDFDKALWESVRLDAEQARLDKPQAMLYGSDLSPEFIELARENVEAAGLEDFIRFAVRDVKDATAPKGEPGLVVMNPPYGERIGEEAEMDALYKTIGDTLKTGFQGYDAYIFTGNLEAAKRVGLKTSRRIPLYNGPIDCRLLKYELYQGSRRTPNVA, encoded by the coding sequence ATGGCCCAGGCCCGCCGCTCCGCCCCGTTCTACATGACCGCCACCACCCAGTTCGGGCTGGAAGAGATTCTGGCCGAAGAGCTCTACCAGCTCGGGGCCAAGATTGAGAAGGTGGGCCAGCGGGCCGTGGAGTTCGTCGGCGACATGCAGCTGTGCTACGAGGCCAACCTGTGGTGCCGCACCGCCGTGCGCATCCTGCGGCCCTTCGCCGGCTTCTACGCCCCCCACGAAAAGGGCCTCTACCGCGAGGTAGGCCGCATCGACTGGGCCGACTACATCCTGCCCGACCAGACGTTTGCCATCACGGCCGTCGTCAACAAGTCCACGTTCGAGCACTCGCTGTTCGTGGCCCAGCTCACCAAGGACGCCATCGTCGACCAGTTCCGCGACCGGACCGGCCAGCGCCCGAGCGTGGACGTGAAAAACCCCGACGTGCGCCTGCACCTGCACATGCTCGACAACGAGGTGGTGCTCAGCCTCGATTCGTCGGGCGAGTCGTTGCACAAGCGCGGCTACCGCCAGCAAACCAACGTGGCCCCACTCAACGAAGCCCTAGCCGCCGGCATCCTGCTGCTGGCCGACTGGGATGGCAAAAAGACCCTCGTGGACCCCATGTGCGGCTCCGGTACGCTGCTCACCGAGGCCGCCCTCATCGCCCAGCGCATCGCGCCCGGCCTCTACCACCAGGGCAAGTTCGGGTTCGAGAACTGGCAGGACTTCGACAAGGCGCTCTGGGAATCGGTGCGCCTCGACGCCGAGCAGGCCCGCCTCGACAAGCCCCAGGCTATGCTCTACGGCTCCGACCTCTCGCCCGAGTTCATCGAGCTGGCCCGCGAAAACGTGGAAGCTGCCGGCCTCGAAGACTTCATCCGCTTCGCCGTGCGCGACGTGAAGGACGCCACCGCCCCCAAGGGCGAGCCCGGCCTCGTGGTGATGAACCCGCCCTACGGCGAGCGAATCGGGGAGGAAGCCGAGATGGACGCCCTCTACAAAACCATCGGCGACACACTCAAAACCGGTTTCCAGGGCTACGACGCCTACATATTCACCGGCAACCTGGAGGCCGCCAAGCGCGTGGGCCTGAAAACCTCGCGCCGCATCCCGCTCTACAACGGCCCCATTGACTGCCGCCTGCTGAAGTACGAGCTGTACCAGGGCTCGCGCCGGACCCCCAATGTAGCATAG
- a CDS encoding low molecular weight protein tyrosine phosphatase family protein, with the protein MPRQLLFICSQNRWRSLTAERLFDGHPTYDARSAGTEPGARVRVTAGHLGWADAVFVMERKHADILRQKFGPELAGKPLVVLRIPDKFQFMDHILQDLLRERLREHLPEL; encoded by the coding sequence ATGCCCCGCCAGCTCCTCTTCATTTGCAGCCAGAACCGGTGGCGCAGCCTCACGGCGGAGCGGCTGTTCGACGGGCACCCAACCTACGACGCCCGCTCGGCCGGTACCGAGCCGGGGGCGCGGGTGCGGGTCACGGCGGGGCACCTGGGCTGGGCCGATGCGGTATTTGTGATGGAGCGCAAACACGCCGATATCCTGCGCCAGAAGTTTGGGCCGGAGCTGGCCGGTAAGCCGCTGGTGGTGCTGCGCATCCCCGACAAATTTCAGTTCATGGACCACATTCTGCAGGACCTGCTGCGCGAGCGGCTACGGGAGCACCTGCCGGAGCTGTAG